The following are encoded in a window of Roseivirga misakiensis genomic DNA:
- a CDS encoding cytochrome c oxidase subunit 3 translates to MTEDYKLVDAPLQQPLAMHPKKFAMWLFIVTVVMIFAAFTSAHIVRQADGDWLIYDIPQMLWYTSAIILVSSVTMQWAYLAAKKDKLEQVKLALSLTMILGIAFIYGQFQAWGQLVDAGVFFVGNPGGSFIYVFTGLHVLHLVSGILYLLYMLIASFKYKVHSKNMLNMDMSTTFWHFLGGLWIYLFIFLLLNH, encoded by the coding sequence ATGACAGAAGATTATAAACTTGTAGACGCGCCATTGCAGCAACCGCTGGCAATGCATCCTAAGAAGTTCGCCATGTGGTTGTTCATCGTTACGGTGGTAATGATATTCGCCGCCTTTACGAGTGCTCATATAGTAAGGCAAGCAGATGGAGATTGGTTAATCTACGATATACCACAAATGTTATGGTATACATCGGCGATTATCTTGGTGAGTAGTGTTACAATGCAGTGGGCATACCTTGCTGCGAAAAAGGATAAACTAGAGCAGGTCAAATTGGCCTTGTCTCTTACGATGATACTCGGTATTGCTTTCATATATGGGCAATTCCAAGCTTGGGGTCAGTTGGTAGATGCAGGTGTGTTTTTTGTCGGTAACCCCGGCGGGAGCTTCATTTATGTGTTTACAGGGCTTCATGTATTACACTTAGTAAGTGGAATATTATATTTGTTATATATGTTAATCGCTTCCTTCAAGTATAAGGTGCACTCAAAGAATATGTTGAACATGGATATGTCAACTACGTTCTGGCACTTTCTAGGAGGTTTGTGGATTTATTTATTCATTTTTTTATTGCTGAATCATTAA
- the cyoE gene encoding heme o synthase: protein MISGNSANIKVSTVLAQKAKAYIELTKMRLSLLVSFSSAFGYTLAMGGRVDWLQLTMLFVGGFLISGASCTVNQVWEQEYDKLMKRTQSRPIPTNRLSGSEALWFAGILATVGLYVLMISTNWLTVGLATLSMVLYSFVYTPLKRVGPIAVFVGAIPGALPPLLGWTAATGDINHAALIIFGIQFIWQFPHFWAIAWVSDEDYKKAGFKLLPVKGEKDMKTAFQIMTYTLFLIPMGLLPTYFGLTGINSGVVATICGVLFLASTIKLMRDPSRKSALRIMFGSFLYLPIVQIAYLLDIVN, encoded by the coding sequence ATGATATCAGGTAATTCAGCAAATATTAAAGTATCGACTGTTTTGGCACAAAAGGCCAAAGCGTATATCGAGTTGACTAAGATGCGACTTTCATTGTTGGTGTCTTTTTCATCTGCTTTTGGTTATACCCTTGCCATGGGAGGAAGGGTAGATTGGTTGCAACTGACTATGCTCTTTGTTGGAGGATTTCTGATCAGTGGTGCTTCTTGTACAGTGAACCAAGTTTGGGAGCAAGAGTACGATAAACTGATGAAGCGAACTCAATCAAGGCCAATTCCGACGAACAGACTATCAGGATCAGAAGCACTATGGTTTGCGGGAATATTGGCGACTGTTGGACTATACGTCTTAATGATTTCTACCAACTGGTTAACCGTAGGCTTAGCCACGCTATCCATGGTGTTGTATAGTTTTGTTTATACACCGCTCAAAAGAGTCGGGCCGATCGCTGTTTTTGTGGGCGCTATCCCAGGGGCTTTACCACCATTATTGGGATGGACTGCAGCTACAGGCGATATTAACCATGCAGCTCTAATAATATTCGGAATCCAATTTATTTGGCAATTTCCTCATTTCTGGGCCATCGCATGGGTTTCAGATGAAGATTACAAAAAGGCTGGATTCAAACTTTTACCTGTTAAAGGTGAAAAGGACATGAAGACAGCATTTCAAATAATGACATATACCCTGTTTTTAATTCCTATGGGCTTACTGCCGACCTATTTTGGTTTAACTGGAATAAACTCAGGTGTAGTGGCCACCATTTGTGGTGTCCTATTTTTAGCATCTACTATTAAGTTGATGCGCGATCCGTCGAGAAAATCGGCTTTAAGGATTATGTTCGGCTCATTTTTATATCTGCCTATCGTTCAAATTGCTTACCTATTAGATATAGTAAACTGA
- a CDS encoding COX15/CtaA family protein — MQIADTKQRLFRRFTAVTIIAVYLLIAIGGIVRSTGSGMGCPDWPKCFGSWVPPTSVDQLPKDYKEDYVQQRIAKNVKFAKYLTALGFDDLAYQVENDPSILEEEDFNAVKTWVEYVNRLIGAVIGLLIFGTFVLSTRYWKKDRPITVLSFIAFVLVGFQGWIGSIVVSTNLLQWMITIHMLLAILIVCLLIYVYFRSKRNDFDTITDDSSKLKWITIACLTLTLVQIVLGTQVREGIDEIAKIAARNEWIENLGLTFLIHRSYSIALLVLHVYLFFLLSKNHQLKVAMKWLVAIVGIEILSGAIMAYFSVPAFIQPIHLLLGTLIIGVQYYLLLRINHKKEFA, encoded by the coding sequence ATGCAAATAGCGGACACTAAACAGAGACTGTTTAGACGGTTTACTGCCGTCACCATCATAGCTGTTTATTTATTAATAGCAATTGGTGGAATAGTAAGAAGTACAGGTTCAGGAATGGGATGTCCCGACTGGCCTAAATGTTTCGGAAGTTGGGTGCCTCCTACGAGTGTTGACCAACTTCCGAAAGACTATAAAGAAGATTATGTTCAGCAACGAATTGCGAAGAATGTAAAATTCGCCAAATACTTAACTGCCTTGGGATTTGATGACTTGGCTTATCAGGTTGAAAACGATCCAAGTATTCTTGAAGAAGAAGATTTCAATGCAGTAAAAACCTGGGTAGAATATGTAAACCGCTTGATAGGTGCGGTTATCGGCCTACTGATCTTCGGTACTTTTGTACTGTCGACCAGATACTGGAAGAAAGATAGACCCATCACAGTTCTTTCATTTATTGCATTTGTATTGGTTGGTTTCCAAGGTTGGATCGGATCGATCGTAGTAAGTACAAATCTGCTTCAGTGGATGATTACCATTCACATGTTGTTAGCCATACTGATTGTATGCTTATTGATTTACGTCTACTTCAGATCGAAAAGAAATGACTTTGATACCATAACTGATGATTCTTCAAAATTGAAATGGATAACCATTGCTTGCTTGACATTGACATTAGTACAAATTGTACTAGGTACACAAGTAAGAGAGGGAATAGACGAAATAGCAAAGATTGCCGCACGTAATGAGTGGATAGAAAACCTAGGTTTAACATTCCTCATTCATCGATCATATTCTATAGCGCTTTTGGTTTTACATGTTTATCTGTTTTTCCTTTTATCTAAGAATCACCAGCTAAAAGTCGCTATGAAGTGGCTAGTAGCTATTGTCGGAATAGAAATTCTGAGTGGAGCTATAATGGCATATTTCAGCGTACCAGCATTTATTCAGCCAATACATTTGTTGTTAGGGACATTAATCATAGGTGTGCAGTATTATCTGTTACTCCGTATTAACCATAAAAAAGAGTTTGCTTGA
- a CDS encoding cytochrome c oxidase subunit I, translating to MATTAAHIDVHAHEEDHHDHDHEQSFVSKYIFSMDHKVIAKQFLITGIFWAIIGAAMSAIFRLQLGFPEADLGWLKPLLGRWISETGQLDQEFYLALVTMHGTIMVFFVLTAGLSGTFSNFLIPLQIGARDMASGFMNMLSYWFFFLSGVTMFISLFLETGPASGGWVVYPPLSAIQTAMPGSGMGMTLWLVAMVFFIVSSLLGGINYITTVINLRTQGMTFSRLPLTIWAFFLTAIIGVLSFPVLFAAALLLVFDRSFGTSFYLSEIYIGGEALSNVGGSPILYQHLFWFLGHPEVYIVLLPALGITSEIIATNSRKPIFGYKAMIVSMLGITFLSFIVWAHHMFVSGLNPFLGSIFMFLTLIIAVPSAVKVFNYLTTLWRGNIIFTPAMLFSIGLVSVFISGGITGIFLGNSAIDIQLHDTYFVVAHFHLVMGAASAFGLLAGVYHWFPKMFGRMMNAKLGYIHFWLTFIGIYSVFFPMHYIGIAGFPRRYYSFTNFEAFSGFTDLNMFISVAAIATFVGQFIFLFNFFYSMYRGRKAPANPWKSNTLEWTTPIEPGHGNWPGEIPKVYRWPYDYSKPGAEDDFIPQHIPFSETLESNLPHENDLIALEKEDAEAEIVVDANSGH from the coding sequence ATGGCAACTACAGCAGCACATATCGATGTTCATGCACATGAGGAGGATCATCACGATCACGACCATGAGCAGTCATTCGTATCAAAATATATTTTCTCAATGGACCATAAGGTCATTGCGAAGCAATTTCTTATCACAGGTATTTTCTGGGCCATCATCGGTGCAGCAATGTCTGCGATTTTCAGATTACAGCTAGGTTTTCCTGAAGCTGATCTTGGTTGGTTAAAACCATTATTAGGTAGATGGATTTCTGAGACAGGACAATTAGATCAAGAATTCTACTTAGCCCTAGTAACTATGCATGGTACCATTATGGTATTCTTTGTATTAACGGCTGGTTTAAGTGGAACATTCTCAAACTTCCTAATTCCGTTACAGATTGGTGCTAGAGATATGGCATCAGGCTTTATGAACATGTTATCGTACTGGTTCTTCTTCTTATCAGGCGTTACAATGTTTATATCGCTGTTCTTAGAAACAGGACCTGCATCAGGAGGTTGGGTAGTTTATCCACCGCTTTCCGCCATTCAAACGGCCATGCCAGGTTCTGGTATGGGTATGACCCTATGGCTGGTAGCAATGGTGTTCTTTATTGTGTCTTCGCTGCTGGGAGGTATCAACTACATTACAACGGTAATTAACTTGAGAACACAAGGAATGACCTTCTCAAGGTTGCCATTAACAATTTGGGCCTTCTTTTTAACAGCGATCATTGGTGTACTTTCATTCCCAGTATTATTTGCTGCGGCACTTTTATTAGTGTTCGATAGGAGCTTCGGTACGTCATTCTATTTATCTGAAATATATATTGGAGGAGAGGCACTATCTAATGTAGGTGGTAGCCCGATTCTATATCAACATTTATTCTGGTTCCTAGGTCACCCTGAGGTATACATTGTATTACTTCCGGCACTAGGTATTACATCAGAAATTATAGCGACAAACTCTAGAAAGCCAATCTTTGGTTATAAAGCCATGATTGTTTCTATGTTGGGTATTACATTCTTGTCATTTATTGTATGGGCACACCATATGTTTGTGTCAGGATTGAATCCTTTCTTAGGGTCAATCTTCATGTTCTTGACATTAATTATCGCGGTACCATCTGCGGTGAAGGTATTTAACTACCTAACGACTTTATGGAGAGGTAACATCATATTTACACCAGCCATGTTGTTCTCAATTGGTTTAGTGTCAGTATTTATCTCTGGAGGTATTACAGGTATATTCCTAGGTAACTCGGCCATCGATATTCAGCTACACGATACTTACTTTGTAGTGGCTCACTTCCACCTCGTAATGGGTGCAGCATCGGCATTTGGATTACTAGCAGGTGTTTATCACTGGTTCCCTAAAATGTTTGGTCGTATGATGAACGCGAAATTGGGTTATATCCATTTCTGGCTAACGTTCATAGGTATTTACTCTGTGTTCTTCCCAATGCACTACATAGGTATTGCAGGGTTCCCAAGAAGATACTACTCGTTTACAAACTTTGAAGCGTTTAGTGGTTTTACTGACTTGAACATGTTCATCTCAGTAGCAGCTATTGCGACTTTCGTAGGACAGTTTATATTCCTTTTCAACTTCTTCTACAGTATGTATAGAGGTAGAAAAGCACCAGCTAACCCTTGGAAGTCTAATACACTAGAGTGGACGACTCCGATTGAACCAGGACACGGAAACTGGCCAGGTGAGATTCCTAAAGTATACAGATGGCCTTACGATTACTCTAAGCCAGGTGCGGAAGATGATTTCATTCCTCAGCACATACCGTTCTCAGAAACGCTTGAGTCGAATCTTCCTCATGAGAATGATTTGATTGCATTGGAGAAAGAAGATGCGGAAGCGGAGATCGTAGTGGATGCAAATAGCGGACACTAA
- a CDS encoding cytochrome c oxidase subunit II yields MFVFYIALAVFLVVAILLVIFRISRLFDIVKGTGDKVVTGSNNTNAVMMIVFMVMFFGLSIWYSWANYDAYTPPVASEHGELTDKLFWRTMWITGLVFAVTNILLFIFSYKYRYQENRKAEFYPHNNKLEVIWTGIPAIVLTWLVITGWMAWDGIMSEAPEESEQIEIMGYQFQWSLRYGGIDNQVGDFDYRLIDAVNAHGQDLTDRSNFDDFISNSLVIPKGEPVLLKIRARDVLHSVFIPHMRVKMDAVPGMPTQFWFVANKTTAEMRVEEGNPEFNYELACTEVCGKGHFSMKKNVLVLEPEEYREWKADQESWLSKHPEYMSQVPEDLKELALVTTGINE; encoded by the coding sequence ATGTTCGTTTTCTATATAGCACTTGCGGTTTTCTTAGTTGTCGCTATTCTACTAGTGATCTTCAGGATCAGTAGATTATTCGACATTGTGAAGGGAACAGGGGATAAAGTTGTAACCGGAAGTAATAATACCAATGCAGTCATGATGATTGTGTTCATGGTAATGTTCTTTGGTCTATCAATTTGGTATTCATGGGCTAATTACGATGCCTATACACCACCGGTAGCGTCTGAACACGGTGAGTTAACTGATAAATTGTTTTGGAGAACAATGTGGATTACTGGTTTGGTATTCGCCGTAACCAATATTCTATTATTCATTTTCTCTTATAAGTACAGATATCAGGAAAATAGAAAAGCGGAATTTTATCCGCATAATAATAAGCTAGAGGTAATCTGGACGGGTATTCCTGCCATCGTATTAACATGGCTGGTGATTACAGGCTGGATGGCTTGGGACGGTATCATGAGTGAAGCGCCGGAAGAGTCTGAGCAAATAGAAATAATGGGGTACCAATTTCAATGGTCTCTTAGATATGGTGGTATCGATAACCAAGTAGGAGATTTCGATTACCGACTAATAGACGCAGTAAATGCTCATGGTCAGGATCTAACTGACAGGTCTAATTTCGATGACTTTATTTCAAACAGTCTGGTAATTCCTAAAGGAGAGCCTGTATTACTTAAGATTAGAGCAAGAGATGTACTACACAGTGTATTTATTCCTCATATGAGAGTGAAAATGGATGCTGTGCCAGGTATGCCAACTCAATTCTGGTTTGTAGCGAACAAAACTACAGCTGAGATGAGAGTTGAGGAGGGGAATCCAGAATTCAATTATGAATTGGCTTGTACTGAGGTTTGTGGAAAAGGACACTTTAGTATGAAGAAGAATGTATTGGTTTTGGAGCCAGAGGAGTATCGTGAGTGGAAGGCAGACCAAGAATCTTGGCTTTCTAAACATCCAGAATACATGAGTCAGGTGCCTGAAGATTTGAAAGAACTGGCACTAGTAACAACAGGTATAAACGAATAA
- a CDS encoding quinol:cytochrome C oxidoreductase, with protein MSKEVFDFNGGLKRKLVIAFIVGAVLLAVGAMLPSGGHGEAEGDHTELASADDHGSDHATSEKSEGDHHEAEASHGESDGHAVEGDHGGGHEKSWFDRFKVDFWINNIYFTGLALIGLFFFAIQYAAQAGWSAYIIRIPLSMAHWILPAGVLMIATFLLFSHDIFHWTHADLYPEFLEDGSINTHFDALIAGKSGFFYLLSEPGTFPVFFVLRMVVFFAAWYFLFKKLRDLSNLEDQMGGDSYWYKLRRYSVAFLLVFAVSSSVSAWDWVMSIDVHWFSTMFGWYVFASWFVAGLALITLITVLLKEAGYLTQVTANHLHDLGKFVFAFSIFWTYIWFSQFLLIYYANIPEESVYFVERMISDKYAPVFFVNLIMNFFFPFLCLITRDAKRLNVFLKIACIVIILGHWVDFYLMITPGTLGESGSFGLTEIGMYLMFGAAFLFVVMKALSSYALVPKNHPMLEEAKHHHI; from the coding sequence ATGTCGAAAGAAGTATTTGATTTTAACGGTGGACTAAAAAGGAAGCTAGTTATTGCTTTTATAGTAGGCGCTGTGCTGTTGGCTGTAGGAGCAATGTTGCCAAGTGGTGGCCATGGAGAAGCAGAAGGTGATCATACAGAGCTAGCGAGCGCTGACGATCATGGCAGTGACCATGCAACCTCTGAAAAGTCTGAAGGCGATCACCATGAAGCAGAAGCTAGTCATGGAGAAAGTGATGGACACGCAGTGGAAGGTGATCACGGTGGTGGCCACGAAAAATCTTGGTTTGATAGGTTTAAAGTAGATTTCTGGATTAATAATATCTATTTCACCGGGCTAGCATTAATTGGCTTGTTTTTCTTTGCAATACAATATGCGGCTCAAGCAGGATGGTCTGCTTATATTATTAGAATACCACTGTCAATGGCACACTGGATACTCCCAGCGGGTGTTTTAATGATTGCAACCTTCCTATTGTTCAGTCATGATATATTTCACTGGACACATGCGGATTTGTACCCAGAGTTTCTTGAAGATGGGTCAATCAATACACATTTCGATGCATTGATTGCTGGAAAGAGTGGGTTCTTTTACTTGTTATCTGAACCAGGGACTTTCCCAGTATTCTTCGTACTCAGAATGGTAGTTTTCTTTGCCGCTTGGTACTTCCTATTTAAAAAGTTGAGAGACCTATCTAATTTGGAAGATCAAATGGGTGGAGATTCTTACTGGTACAAACTCAGAAGATATTCAGTAGCCTTCTTATTAGTGTTTGCTGTTTCTTCATCTGTTTCCGCTTGGGACTGGGTAATGTCGATTGACGTTCACTGGTTCTCGACCATGTTTGGTTGGTACGTATTCGCTAGTTGGTTTGTAGCTGGTCTAGCATTGATTACGCTAATCACGGTGTTATTGAAAGAAGCTGGTTACTTAACACAAGTTACAGCTAACCACTTGCATGACCTAGGTAAGTTTGTATTTGCATTCAGTATTTTCTGGACTTATATCTGGTTCTCGCAGTTCTTACTGATTTATTACGCAAATATTCCTGAGGAATCTGTGTACTTCGTTGAGCGTATGATCAGCGATAAATATGCACCGGTATTCTTTGTGAATTTGATCATGAATTTCTTCTTCCCATTCTTGTGCTTAATAACAAGGGATGCGAAGAGGTTGAATGTATTCTTGAAAATTGCCTGTATTGTGATCATACTTGGTCACTGGGTTGATTTTTACTTAATGATTACTCCAGGAACGTTAGGTGAGTCTGGTTCATTCGGGTTAACCGAAATCGGAATGTATTTAATGTTTGGGGCAGCATTCTTATTTGTTGTCATGAAAGCATTATCGTCTTATGCACTTGTGCCTAAGAATCACCCAATGTTGGAAGAAGCAAAACATCACCATATTTAA
- a CDS encoding c-type cytochrome, whose translation MIHKLKALVPLVLVVVISACTAKGDNPGLEYAPQMYHSVPYEPLTQIVDEDRGQWLSNREDGKGEFYNSNPNNPNRQNVRQPVAGTVRRTADGMLPYRFEKADLVAAAQVENPLPDTPEIKAEGRRLYNLYCDHCHGSKGQGSDAEGTDAKVGQVYLGVPAYNSAAKRDLSQGHVFYVITHGYGRMMPHASQISQEKRWKIARYVKELQQQ comes from the coding sequence ATGATCCATAAATTAAAAGCTTTAGTTCCCCTAGTACTTGTAGTTGTGATTTCTGCATGTACGGCCAAAGGAGATAATCCTGGCTTGGAATATGCCCCACAGATGTATCACTCTGTACCTTACGAGCCACTGACTCAAATTGTCGATGAAGACAGAGGGCAATGGTTGAGTAATAGGGAAGATGGAAAAGGAGAATTTTATAACTCTAATCCGAACAATCCAAATAGACAAAATGTAAGACAACCAGTAGCAGGAACGGTGAGAAGAACTGCGGATGGAATGCTGCCATATCGATTCGAAAAAGCTGATTTGGTTGCAGCTGCCCAAGTTGAAAATCCACTTCCTGATACACCAGAAATTAAAGCTGAAGGTAGAAGGTTGTACAACTTATATTGTGACCACTGTCATGGATCTAAAGGACAAGGTTCAGATGCCGAAGGCACTGACGCAAAAGTAGGACAGGTGTACTTAGGAGTTCCAGCCTACAATTCAGCAGCTAAAAGAGACTTGTCACAAGGACATGTATTTTATGTAATTACTCATGGTTATGGACGAATGATGCCTCATGCATCACAAATCAGCCAAGAGAAGCGATGGAAAATCGCTAGATATGTAAAAGAATTACAGCAACAGTAA
- a CDS encoding DUF3341 domain-containing protein: protein MSDSKDFIIGVYDDEDVLLDSVRKIRAAGLKIHEVYTPFPVHGLDDELGYKKSRLPIAAFMFGMLGTTLALTMQIWMLGIDWPMIIGGKNYVALPDFVPVTFELTVLLAAFGMVGTFLVSSDLKPWKDPKLLDIRITDDRHVLAIDLAKNKAMDVGQIESALKDSGALEVNEKKVEE from the coding sequence ATGAGCGACTCTAAAGACTTTATTATTGGCGTCTACGATGACGAAGATGTACTGTTAGATTCAGTAAGAAAGATTCGTGCGGCTGGACTTAAAATTCATGAGGTTTATACACCATTTCCAGTTCACGGACTAGATGATGAATTAGGTTATAAGAAATCCAGATTACCAATCGCTGCTTTCATGTTTGGTATGTTAGGAACCACTTTAGCACTTACCATGCAAATTTGGATGCTAGGTATCGACTGGCCAATGATTATTGGTGGTAAGAACTACGTAGCACTTCCAGACTTTGTACCAGTAACATTTGAGTTAACGGTACTCTTGGCAGCATTTGGCATGGTAGGTACATTCTTAGTTTCAAGCGATTTGAAACCTTGGAAAGATCCAAAGCTATTGGATATCAGAATCACTGATGACAGACACGTTTTGGCGATTGACTTGGCTAAAAATAAAGCCATGGACGTAGGTCAGATAGAAAGCGCGCTGAAGGACTCAGGTGCTTTAGAAGTCAATGAAAAGAAAGTTGAAGAATAA
- the nrfD gene encoding NrfD/PsrC family molybdoenzyme membrane anchor subunit produces the protein MQVTSSVRKPLITGGKTVHDVTEDICRQVEAKPSKLWGMAFGISVVTLGIGFLAVAATLWDGIGMWGLNKTVGWAWDITNFVWWVGIGHAGTLISAVLLLFRQKWRMAINRAAEAMTIFAVICAAMFPVLHMGRPWLGAYWALPLPNTFGSLWVNFNSPLLWDVFAISTYFSVSLVFWYLGLVPDFATIRDRASGLRKTIYGALSLGWDGAAKTWSRYESVSLILAGLATPLVLSVHTIVSFDFATSVIPGWHTTIFPPYFVAGAIFSGFAMVLTLMLVTRAVFKLQDYITIEHIELMNIVIMVTGSIVGIAYITEFFISWYSGVPAEQYAFYNRMNGPYWWAYWSMMTCNVISPQLFWSKKIRTSIAATFIISIIVNIGMWFERFVIIVTSLHRDYLPSSWAMFYPTIYDMGVYLFTFGLFFTLFFLFAKFFPVINMAEVKSIVKSSSEKQPA, from the coding sequence ATGCAGGTTACTTCGTCAGTAAGAAAACCTTTAATCACAGGCGGTAAAACCGTTCATGATGTTACTGAAGACATCTGTCGCCAGGTTGAGGCTAAACCCTCAAAGCTGTGGGGAATGGCTTTTGGTATATCAGTGGTTACCCTTGGTATTGGGTTCCTAGCAGTTGCGGCCACCCTTTGGGATGGTATCGGCATGTGGGGATTAAATAAAACAGTAGGATGGGCCTGGGATATCACCAACTTTGTTTGGTGGGTTGGTATTGGTCACGCTGGTACGCTAATTTCAGCAGTACTACTCCTTTTCCGTCAGAAATGGAGAATGGCTATTAACAGGGCGGCTGAGGCAATGACAATTTTCGCAGTTATTTGTGCTGCTATGTTCCCAGTCTTGCACATGGGTAGACCATGGTTAGGTGCATATTGGGCCTTGCCACTTCCAAATACCTTTGGTTCCCTTTGGGTGAACTTTAACTCACCACTTCTTTGGGACGTATTCGCGATCTCTACTTATTTCTCTGTATCACTTGTATTCTGGTACCTCGGTTTAGTACCTGATTTCGCGACAATCAGAGATAGAGCATCCGGCTTAAGAAAAACTATTTATGGTGCATTATCATTGGGATGGGATGGCGCTGCAAAGACTTGGTCTAGATATGAGTCTGTATCATTAATCTTGGCAGGTTTAGCAACACCACTAGTACTTTCAGTACATACCATTGTATCCTTTGACTTTGCTACCTCAGTAATACCTGGATGGCACACCACGATTTTCCCACCATACTTTGTTGCTGGTGCGATTTTCTCAGGTTTCGCCATGGTATTAACCCTAATGCTTGTAACAAGAGCAGTATTTAAACTTCAAGATTACATTACTATTGAGCATATCGAACTGATGAACATCGTAATTATGGTGACAGGTTCGATCGTAGGTATAGCTTATATCACAGAGTTCTTTATCTCTTGGTATTCTGGTGTTCCTGCAGAGCAATATGCATTCTATAATAGAATGAATGGTCCTTACTGGTGGGCATATTGGTCTATGATGACTTGTAATGTGATTTCACCACAGCTATTCTGGTCTAAAAAGATCAGAACTAGCATTGCAGCAACTTTCATCATTTCCATCATTGTGAATATTGGTATGTGGTTCGAGCGTTTCGTAATTATCGTGACCTCGCTACACAGAGATTACCTGCCATCTTCTTGGGCAATGTTCTACCCAACGATTTACGACATGGGAGTGTACCTATTTACATTCGGTCTGTTCTTTACACTTTTCTTCCTTTTCGCGAAGTTCTTCCCTGTAATCAACATGGCTGAGGTTAAGAGTATTGTTAAATCATCTTCAGAAAAACAACCTGCATAA